A genomic window from Camelus ferus isolate YT-003-E chromosome 9, BCGSAC_Cfer_1.0, whole genome shotgun sequence includes:
- the C9H1orf146 gene encoding uncharacterized protein C1orf146 homolog, which yields MAESDGKEKVKWTTTIIISSSLKNCEVATALENRSHKVRYSNSVKNGSIIFSLSGVAFLLMDAKECFMSTEEVFLAEIEKFINLHQNSFLVLSAALHGPQEWKLMFRIQQRFLGSNLRILPVHNTINAINLMCTIAKVTSKAYIDSICYRMITTKAHIIEKSPVWKTLQKIKLGSDSFNPN from the exons ATGGCTGAaagtgatggaaaagaaaaagtaaagtggACAACCACCATTATTATTAGCTCATCTCTTAAG aattgtgaaGTTGCGACTGCCCTAGAAAATCGAAGCCACAAGGTTCGGTACTCAAATTCAGTGAAAAATGGatcaattatattttctctttctg GAGTTGCATTTTTATTGATGGATGCTAAAGAATGCTTTATGTCTACTGAAGAGGTATTTCTAGCCGAAATTGAGAAGTTTATTAACCTTCACCAGAATAGTTTTCTGGTTCTGTCTGCTGCCCTCCACGGGCCCCAGGAATGGAAGCTAATGTTCAGGATTCAGCAGAG attcctggGTAGTAACTTACGGATACTTCCAGTACACAACACAATAAATGCTATTAATCTTATGTGCACTATAGCTAAG GTCACCTCCAAAGCATACATAGACAGCATCTGCTACAGAATGATAACAACCAAAGCTCACATCATTGAGAAGAGTCCTGTTTGGAAAACACTTCAGAAGATAAAGCTAGGTAGTGATTCATTTAATCCAAATTAG